The Synechococcus sp. MVIR-18-1 region TTCTCGTTCGCTTATTGATGTGGTGATCGAGGTGCTGTTGTATTTGTGCCTTTGGCTCTTGCTTTGCTTCGCCAAATGTTTTCTTAATCGCTGCATCTTCCCTGAGGAGAGGTGATTCGCAAACAGAATTATTTTGGTTTTGTAGCCACCTCGATTGGTGCAAGGTTCGTGCTCACGCTGCAGACATCATCGAGCGACTCCAAGGCCTCTTGTAATCGTTGGCAGGTTTCGGAAAGCTGTTCGTCCTGGATCTCTACAAGCGCTAGGGGGTGCCAGCAGTGCCCCCAATCGATCACAGCCCAGCCACGATCTTGTAATTCCTGTTGAAGCTGCTCCAGGGCTTCGAAACCACCATGAACCATGGTGCTGCCATCGCTTTGCAACACATATCCCTCTGCATCGAGTTCGAGAAGGGTCTCCAGGAGAGCTTCTTCTTCGCAATGTCCCTCCAGTCGCACCTCGCTGCGATGCTGAAAGAGATAACTCACGCATCCGGTTTCTCCGAGCTTGCCGCCGTGTTTGCTGAAGGCCAGACGTACCTCGGCCGCCGTTCGGTTGCGGTTGTCGCTGAGTGCTTCCACAAGGACTGCCATGCCTTCGGGGCCATACCCCTCGTAGCGAATCACTTCCAGGCTGGAGCCTGCTTCCCCTTGCCCCGATCCTTTGGCTATGGCCCGCTCAATATTGCCTGCCGGTAATCCGGCTGATCGTGCTTTCGTGATGGCTGTTCGTAGTTGGAAATTGCCGTTTGGGTCAGCTCCATTGCGTGCGGCCACGGTGATCTCGCGCCCAAGCCTGGTAAAAAGTGCGCCTCGCTTCCCATCCACCACCGCCTTGGTGCGTTTGATTTGAGACCATTTGCTGTGGCCGGCCATAGGGAGCAGGAGGGGGATCAGCCGCGCGCTTCAAACACGACCTTGGGTCTGAGCTGGTCTTCGCTATTGGCGATTCCAATTCCCAGCATGATGTTGTCTGCGCTGAGAACAACGGTGGGACCGTCTCCATTTTGATGGGAGATCGTGCGACCGCAGCTCCAGTCGTCCCGTTCGAGCTCAGAGAGCGTTCGGATTGGTAGGTGGGTTAAGGCGCGTTGGGGAGGGATGAGGGTGAGGGAACCGACCATTGGAGTGGTTTGTTCATTGGGATGCTCTGGCAGGGCAATCGCATGGGCCTCCACGAATCCCAGCGCTTGGGTGCGCCGCAGCCAGTCCAGGCAGCCGCCACACCCGAGGGCTTGACCAAGATCTCGGGCCAACGAACGGATGTAGGTGCCAGCAGAGCAGTGCACCTCAAGGCTGAGCTTGCCTTGCTCTGAATCCCAATGCTGAAGAGAGAGGGAGTGGATGGTCACATTGCGGGCCGGTAAGTCCATCACTTCACCGCGGCGGGCCCTGGCATAGGCCCTTTCGCCGTTCACGTGAACCGCTGAAACCTGTGGTGGAAACTGCTCGATGCCACCGCGGAAGGGGTTGAGGGCCTGATCCATCTCCTCAAGGCTTAAACGCGGCCAATCCTGAAGCGCAACGACTTCTCCCTGTAGGTCATCGGTGCTGGTGCTGGTTCCCAGCTGGATCACACCGCGATAGGTTTTCTCTCCTGGGAGGTAGGGAAGCAGTCGGGTGGCCTGACCCACTGCAATCGGCAGAACGCCGGTTACGGCTGGGTCCAGGGTGCCTCCATGCCCCACTCTTTTGGTTTGGAGCACGCGACGCATCCGGCTCACGCAGGCGTGGGAGGTGAGACCTGAAGGCTTGTCGATCACCACGAAGCCGAGTGGTGCATCCAAGGGGGTGTAATCGCAGTTGTTCTGAATGTGGCATCCGGCCTGCACGTAAATTGACGATGTCCGACCGGTAGAAGATGCAACGTCTGAGCAATTCTCCCCGCGTGGACATCGAGACCTTCTTGGACAACGGCTTTTCTGTTCGTGACCATTTGGCTGAATACCTTCAGCTCACGTTGGAGCAGGTGGATCAGCGCTTACCCGATGGGAAGGATGATTTAGCCGCACTGCATCCGGGTGCTTTTCAAGCGGATCAAGCCACGGAGTTTTACGAGACCACCGTGGGAACGGGGCATCTCTTTGAATTGGCGGCTTGGCATCTCAGCAGCTCCGACTACATCGCGGACACGCTTCGTTTGCAGGAGGATTTCGCTCGAGGCACAGTCCTTGATTTTGGAGGAGGGATAGGAACGCATGCTTTAGCGGCAGCGGCATTAGACAATGTTGATCGGGTCCATTTTGTTGATCTGAATCCACAGAACAGGGCATTCGTCTCGTCGAGGGCTCTTGCTCTAGGTTTGGATCAAAAAATGTCGGTTCATCGTGATCTTTCAGATCTCAGCGGCCAACGTTTCGATACAGTTGTTTGTCTTGATGTATTGGAGCATCTGCCTGATCCATCTGATCAGCTCATGCAATTCCATTCGTTCATGAACGAAGACGGAAGGGCCTTATTAAACTGGTATTTCTTCAAAGGATATAGCGGCGAATATCCGTTTCACTTTGATGATCCCAACCTTGTTGATTGCTTTTTCCGTACGTTGCAATCGCATTTTCTTGAAGTTTTTCATCCACTGTTAATTACGACGAGGGTGTACAAGCCCGTGGAAGAGACCAACGCTTTTAGTTGCTAATTTAGACAATGCATTCATCACATTGCTTTCTAGTGATGTATTGCTTAGGGGATTAATGATTGCCGTGAAGCCTTCTCAGCCAGCTCTTGCATGAGAAATGAATTGGAAGATTGGCTTGATTCGCCTTTAATAGCCTCTGTCAAGCCTAGTCTTTAGATGCATGAGTTGCTGTAACCTTAATGAGTGATTAGATGGCTTTAGTTCTTTTCGTTAGATGTCATTTCACGTTAATAGG contains the following coding sequences:
- a CDS encoding YebC/PmpR family DNA-binding transcriptional regulator; translated protein: MAGHSKWSQIKRTKAVVDGKRGALFTRLGREITVAARNGADPNGNFQLRTAITKARSAGLPAGNIERAIAKGSGQGEAGSSLEVIRYEGYGPEGMAVLVEALSDNRNRTAAEVRLAFSKHGGKLGETGCVSYLFQHRSEVRLEGHCEEEALLETLLELDAEGYVLQSDGSTMVHGGFEALEQLQQELQDRGWAVIDWGHCWHPLALVEIQDEQLSETCQRLQEALESLDDVCSVSTNLAPIEVATKPK
- the truB gene encoding tRNA pseudouridine(55) synthase TruB, with protein sequence MDAPLGFVVIDKPSGLTSHACVSRMRRVLQTKRVGHGGTLDPAVTGVLPIAVGQATRLLPYLPGEKTYRGVIQLGTSTSTDDLQGEVVALQDWPRLSLEEMDQALNPFRGGIEQFPPQVSAVHVNGERAYARARRGEVMDLPARNVTIHSLSLQHWDSEQGKLSLEVHCSAGTYIRSLARDLGQALGCGGCLDWLRRTQALGFVEAHAIALPEHPNEQTTPMVGSLTLIPPQRALTHLPIRTLSELERDDWSCGRTISHQNGDGPTVVLSADNIMLGIGIANSEDQLRPKVVFEARG
- a CDS encoding bifunctional 2-polyprenyl-6-hydroxyphenol methylase/3-demethylubiquinol 3-O-methyltransferase UbiG, which encodes MQRLSNSPRVDIETFLDNGFSVRDHLAEYLQLTLEQVDQRLPDGKDDLAALHPGAFQADQATEFYETTVGTGHLFELAAWHLSSSDYIADTLRLQEDFARGTVLDFGGGIGTHALAAAALDNVDRVHFVDLNPQNRAFVSSRALALGLDQKMSVHRDLSDLSGQRFDTVVCLDVLEHLPDPSDQLMQFHSFMNEDGRALLNWYFFKGYSGEYPFHFDDPNLVDCFFRTLQSHFLEVFHPLLITTRVYKPVEETNAFSC